The Pseudomonadota bacterium DNA segment CTGCCGGCGGCCGGCAGTCGTCCACACAGACCTGCAGCTGGCGGTTGAATTAATTGAGTTTTACCATGATGCCAGCAGTCAGCCGGGGACTGCCAGAATCAAAATCAGGGCGCAATTGTTTGACAACCGGAAGAAAGCCACCATTGATCAGCGCTATTTTTCCCGCAGTGTTCCCGTACCAACCTATGACGCGAAAGGTGCGGTACAGGGCTTTTCCCAGGCTGTTGGCCTGATCCTGGATGATGTGGTTGACTGGCTGGATAAAGTGACAAATACAAGGTAAGTTTANNNNNNNNNNNNNNNNNNNNNNNNNNNNNNNNNNNNNNNNNNNNNNNNNNNNNNNNNNNNNNNNNNNNNNNNNNNNNNNNNNNNNNNNNNNNNNNNNNNNTGGGTTTGCGGGGCGCGCTAAAGCAATGTCCCCGATTGTCCGCCGCGAATCACATCGTGTGATTCGTTCGGCGGGCAATACCGCCTGCCTGTGCGTGCCGCACGCAGACAGGCTATGAGCCAAGCCCGAACATCCTGCTAATATAATGGGGGACAGTTTTCAAAACTGTCCCCACCCAAAGTCAGAAAGTTGAGATTTATATCATCACCGTTCAGGCAGAACGATAGTACGTTTATCACTATCTTCCTGCCGGCGATAAAAAATAGCAATATTGCCGATGATACCCACCAGCTCAGCCCCGGTCCGCTGGGCAATAAGGCCAGTAAGCTCTGCTTTCTGTGATCTTTCCTTAAAATCAAGAAATTTCAGTTTGATCAGTTCGTGCAGTTCAAGGGCTTCATTTACCGAAGCTACAAGTCCTTCCGTCAAACCATTCTGCCCCAGAAACACCAGCGGCTTTAGATTGTGGGCCAGTCCACGTAAATATTTCCGTTGGAATCCTTGCAATGTATTTTCTCCGTTTATTAATGATATCCGATAAAGTTATAAGCTGATCACATAAAACTGATTATCAATGCCTGCACCACTGCCCAGCCAAGTACAATGAGAGTCATGACCACGGAAATCATTGCCAGCAGCTGGTGCGTCGTGGTCGGCATCTTTTTTTCCCGGTAGCCTAATACCACTCCCCCAACAATACCGGCAACGATACCGCCCCCATGACCCCAGTTATTAATCCCCGGAATCATCAGCCCGAAAACCGCCAGCCCGACAATCCAGCCCATGGCCTGCCGGTAAATCGCCTCACCATACGTTCCACCCCTGGTTTTCCCATAATAAAGAATAGCGCCGATCAAGCCACAGATACTGGCTGAAGCACCGATGGTCAGGGGCACCCCAAACAGGTAGGAAACCAGGAAACCAACAATTCCGCTGACAGTGTAAATTATCAGAAAACGGTCAAGACCATATTCCCTGACTACAAACGGGCCCAGCTGCTTGAGGGCCATCATATTGAAAAAAATATGAAGGATACCGCCATGAAGAAAGGAAGCGGCAATCAGGGTCCACCAGCGGTGAAACTGGTCAATGGGAATGCGGCCGGTAGCCCCGACCAGGAGCAGACTGCGATTGGAGGGAGATAAAAAAGCCAGTGGGTTGGCGGAAAAACGCATTCCTCCGGGATTCAGCAGCAAGGTATACACAAACATCGCCGCATTAAGATAAATAATCAGGCGAATAATCTCTTCAGGATGCGAAAACAATCGTCCCAGGTAATCCCGTTTCAAGCGGGAACCCGGCCTGGAAAGTCCGCAATAGGGACAACGAGGCTCATCGGCGCTGATCAACCGGCGGCAATGAGGACAAAGCAAGGACTGGCGTTTATTATTATTCACCCTGGTTAAAAGCCTTCCCCATAGTAGCAAGATAGATTTCCGCCAGAGTCAGGAAAGCAATGGCTACCAGCGGACCCAATAAAATTCCAAGAATGCCGTAGGTTGCAATGCCGCCAAAAATGGAAATAAAAACCAGCAACACATGCATTTTTACCCGGTCCCCAACCATTTTAGGTTTGAGAATATATTCCACAAGGCCGGAAAGCAGGGTAAAATAGATAAAAAAGATAATACCTCTGGCCACCTGGCCGGAAAGCAACAGGTAGATAGTGATAGGAACAAAGACAATTGAAATACCAATGAAGGGAATAAAAGCAAAAATAGCCATCACTGTTCCCCACAACACCGGTGAACGAAACTCGAACATGGTCAAACCGACACCACCCAGAATCCCCTGCAAAATAGCGGCAATACCATTACCGATAATAATGGCAATGGACATATCATTAAACTTGGCCAGCAGCAGGGTTTCCTGAGTTCGGGGCATGGGCAGTAATGCAAGGATATATTCCTTTAATTTTGTCCCGTCTATCAACAGGTAATAGATAATAACAATCATCATCACGAAGTGAAGGGAAAAATGTGCCACTTTTCCCGCCAGCATCCTGGTCTGATCATACATAATCAAGCCCATGGTCTTTCCCAGGGCGACTACATATTCCTCAAAATTGGCGAAATCATAACTTATATCAAAACGTTGCAGCAAGTGCTGAACCTTATCAACCCAGACTGAATGTTGTGCCATCAGCCGGCTGATGGCATCAACAGTAAGTGACTGGCGAAGATAAAAGTAGAAATCGGCCATCTCCACCGATAAAGTAGTAATGAGAAAAACCAAAGGCACAAAAATACCTAAGAAAACCAGCAGGCAAAGCAACAGTGAAGAGCCATAAACCCAACCATGGCTGAACTTAACCAACCACCGGTAAGCCGGATGGAGTACCCCAACCATCATCAGCGACATGATGATCGTATAGATAAAAGGATAAATAGTCCATAAAAGCAGCAGTAAACTGATCAGGAAAATGATCACAAAGATATAAGGCTTATAACTTTGGTTTTTCGACACCATTAAAACCAATCCTCTTCCAGATAAGTTTTGCCATGATTTCATCCATAAGCACCTTTCCAAGGGCCTATCATATTTACCACCCCAATGCAACCAAAGCAATTTTTCTCTTGTAATTAAATTAATAATATATTAGACGAAATTCATGGGGGAGGAAGTTTTTGTTTATTCCCCTCCTGGCAATATGTATGTCCGTTGGTTTTGCTTTGTACCCTGGTGAAATTATTGTTCACCAGGGCAGCATCTGACGCGGCGTACGCAATTTTTTTGAAGGAGGTTCGATATTATGGCCGAAGGAAAAGTAAAATGGTTTAATCAGAAAAAAGGTTACGGTTTTATTGAAACAGATGGTGGCGAGGATATATTTGTACATTTCTCCGGCATAGAGGGTGACGGGTTTCGCACCCTGAACGAGGATGAACCGGTATCTTTTGATATCGAAGAAACAGAAAAAGGGAAAAATGCCATCCACGTCAAAAGAGCATAGAAAGATCTGACTGAAAAAAACAAGCAAAGACCCCGGCCATGAAAGGCTGGGGTTTTTTTATCAACTCAACTTCAGTTAATTGGGGTCAGAGTAAAATTAAATCTCAACTTTCTGAGTTGCCCTGAAAAAGCTTAAATAAATTTCCATGGATGTTCCGGCATGGCTCTCACTCATTCTCGCCGGCCGTCCATGGCCGGCTTCCGAGGCGTCCGCCGCGAATCACATCGTGTGATTCGTTCGGCGGCCAATACCGCTATGAGCCAAGCCCGAACATCCGGCTAACATGTCCCTGCAAGGCAGGTCAGAAAGTTGAGATTAAATCTAATATTAATTGGTGACTGTCGGTAAGCGCTGCCGGCCTGAAGGCTGGAGAAAGTTGCTCTGATCCCAATTAAATCAGGAGATAGACGATGAAAATAACTTGCTGCGGCGCTGCCGGCACGGTTACCGGCTCAAATTATCTGGTTGAAGCCGAAGGAGTCCGGTTACTGGTTGACTGCGGGATGTTCCAGGGAACCCGGCAGCTGGAAGAAAGAAACCGACTTGATTTCCCTTATCGTCCTGAAACAATTACCCATCTTTTATTGACCCATGCTCACATAGATCACAGCGGTTTGATTCCCAAGCTGGTCCATGACGGCTTCCAGGGCACTATTCTCTGTACCCCGGCAACCGCTGATCTCTGCGAAATAATGCTGGCAGACAGTGCCCACATCCAGGAAATGGAAGCCGGCTGGCAAAATCGCAAAAAAAAGCGTGCCGGCCGGTCACGTTTTATTGAACCTCTCTATACCCAGGAAGATGTCAATGCAGCAATGAAACTCTTCCGCCCTTTGGACTATGACCAGGATAT contains these protein-coding regions:
- a CDS encoding YhbY family RNA-binding protein, with the protein product MQGFQRKYLRGLAHNLKPLVFLGQNGLTEGLVASVNEALELHELIKLKFLDFKERSQKAELTGLIAQRTGAELVGIIGNIAIFYRRQEDSDKRTIVLPER
- a CDS encoding rhomboid family intramembrane serine protease produces the protein MNNNKRQSLLCPHCRRLISADEPRCPYCGLSRPGSRLKRDYLGRLFSHPEEIIRLIIYLNAAMFVYTLLLNPGGMRFSANPLAFLSPSNRSLLLVGATGRIPIDQFHRWWTLIAASFLHGGILHIFFNMMALKQLGPFVVREYGLDRFLIIYTVSGIVGFLVSYLFGVPLTIGASASICGLIGAILYYGKTRGGTYGEAIYRQAMGWIVGLAVFGLMIPGINNWGHGGGIVAGIVGGVVLGYREKKMPTTTHQLLAMISVVMTLIVLGWAVVQALIISFM
- a CDS encoding AI-2E family transporter, translating into MVSKNQSYKPYIFVIIFLISLLLLLWTIYPFIYTIIMSLMMVGVLHPAYRWLVKFSHGWVYGSSLLLCLLVFLGIFVPLVFLITTLSVEMADFYFYLRQSLTVDAISRLMAQHSVWVDKVQHLLQRFDISYDFANFEEYVVALGKTMGLIMYDQTRMLAGKVAHFSLHFVMMIVIIYYLLIDGTKLKEYILALLPMPRTQETLLLAKFNDMSIAIIIGNGIAAILQGILGGVGLTMFEFRSPVLWGTVMAIFAFIPFIGISIVFVPITIYLLLSGQVARGIIFFIYFTLLSGLVEYILKPKMVGDRVKMHVLLVFISIFGGIATYGILGILLGPLVAIAFLTLAEIYLATMGKAFNQGE
- a CDS encoding cold-shock protein, with translation MAEGKVKWFNQKKGYGFIETDGGEDIFVHFSGIEGDGFRTLNEDEPVSFDIEETEKGKNAIHVKRA